In one Corallococcus sp. EGB genomic region, the following are encoded:
- a CDS encoding periplasmic heavy metal sensor produces the protein MFGFVFGTACLAGLFATLRRGRYGYHHHGRGGRWGMRPRLRWLFERLETSPGQEKVIVKAVENVREAFAKVKDQWGPSRTSLAGSLRGEHFDGAMLRELFSRHDVALETLRNAVQDALSQMHEALEPNQRRELADIIEHGWGYGWRGEGRGWHGRRCGGYGRWGGHPHNDDRPSSFI, from the coding sequence ATGTTCGGATTCGTTTTCGGTACCGCCTGCCTCGCCGGTCTCTTCGCCACCCTGCGCCGGGGGCGCTACGGCTACCACCACCACGGCCGCGGGGGCCGCTGGGGCATGCGCCCCCGGCTGCGCTGGCTCTTCGAGCGGCTGGAGACGTCGCCCGGCCAGGAGAAGGTCATCGTGAAGGCCGTGGAGAACGTGCGCGAGGCCTTCGCCAAGGTGAAGGACCAGTGGGGCCCCAGCCGCACGTCGCTCGCGGGCTCGCTGCGCGGAGAGCACTTCGACGGGGCCATGCTGCGCGAGCTCTTCAGCCGCCACGACGTGGCGCTGGAGACGCTGCGCAACGCCGTGCAGGACGCCCTGTCCCAGATGCACGAGGCGCTGGAGCCCAACCAGCGCCGCGAGCTCGCGGACATCATCGAGCACGGCTGGGGCTACGGCTGGCGCGGCGAGGGCCGGGGCTGGCACGGCCGGCGCTGCGGCGGGTACGGCCGCTGGGGTGGTCACCCC
- a CDS encoding cold-shock protein, which translates to MATGTVKWFNDAKGFGFIAQDNGEDVFCHHTAINMDGFRTLAEGQKVEFEVTRGPKGLQAQNVRAA; encoded by the coding sequence ATGGCAACTGGTACCGTGAAGTGGTTCAACGACGCGAAGGGCTTCGGCTTCATCGCGCAGGACAATGGCGAGGACGTTTTCTGCCATCACACTGCCATCAACATGGATGGCTTCCGCACCCTGGCCGAGGGCCAGAAGGTGGAGTTCGAAGTCACCCGCGGCCCCAAGGGCCTGCAGGCGCAGAACGTCCGCGCCGCCTGA
- a CDS encoding cupin domain-containing protein, with the protein MGDTSVKKVESRHSPKGEMGQKYLASGVRVAMRLWEDEPPAEAKPASTRDYETVGFVLKGRAELHLEGQIILLNPGDSWLVPRGARHTYKVLETFSAVEATSPVSSVHGRDEHEATKGAKA; encoded by the coding sequence ATGGGCGACACCAGTGTGAAGAAGGTCGAGAGCCGCCATTCCCCCAAGGGGGAGATGGGCCAGAAGTACCTCGCGTCCGGCGTCCGTGTGGCCATGCGGCTGTGGGAGGACGAGCCGCCCGCCGAGGCCAAGCCCGCCAGCACCCGCGACTACGAGACCGTGGGCTTCGTGCTCAAGGGGCGCGCGGAGCTGCACCTGGAGGGGCAGATCATCCTGCTCAACCCCGGCGATTCCTGGCTCGTGCCGCGAGGGGCCCGCCACACATACAAGGTCCTGGAGACGTTCTCCGCCGTGGAGGCGACCAGCCCCGTGTCCTCCGTGCACGGCCGCGACGAGCACGAGGCCACGAAGGGTGCCAAGGCCTGA
- a CDS encoding metallophosphoesterase, translated as MRILSVDEKPLHEWWYLNAAPRGGSRPERLPLLSGWVDTLPNELDALIALSDLQGMAPHAAQDCAAALLGEVLADELAMMGEAGDLPPASRTGILLAGDLYSNDTADERGASGDVRSVWSAFTRNFRWVVGVAGNHDTFGRDQERERFFLESGRELLDGGVVTPDGLPVGGVSYIIGRPDKLNRREQSAQLERLESVLLEEPEVLVLHEGPDAPEKGLRGNPVIREAVEPWSKLVVICGHCHWDVPLVTLASGTQVLNVDAHAVILRRAGA; from the coding sequence ATGCGAATCCTCTCTGTCGATGAGAAGCCCCTGCATGAGTGGTGGTACCTGAACGCGGCGCCACGCGGGGGCAGCCGCCCGGAGCGGCTCCCCTTGCTGAGCGGCTGGGTGGACACCCTCCCGAACGAACTCGATGCGCTCATTGCGCTGTCGGACCTCCAGGGGATGGCACCGCATGCCGCGCAGGACTGCGCCGCGGCGCTCCTGGGAGAGGTCCTGGCGGATGAACTGGCGATGATGGGCGAGGCAGGAGACCTGCCCCCCGCGAGCCGCACCGGCATCCTCCTGGCGGGAGACCTCTACTCCAACGACACCGCGGACGAACGCGGCGCGTCTGGTGACGTGCGGAGCGTCTGGAGCGCCTTCACCCGGAACTTCCGCTGGGTCGTCGGCGTGGCGGGAAATCACGACACCTTCGGCCGTGACCAGGAACGCGAGCGCTTCTTCCTCGAATCCGGACGCGAGCTGTTGGATGGCGGCGTCGTCACTCCGGACGGACTTCCAGTGGGCGGGGTGAGCTACATCATCGGGCGCCCGGACAAGCTCAACCGGCGCGAGCAGTCCGCCCAACTGGAACGGCTGGAATCCGTGTTGCTCGAGGAGCCGGAGGTGCTGGTCCTCCACGAAGGCCCGGACGCTCCGGAGAAGGGGCTGCGCGGCAACCCCGTCATCCGCGAGGCCGTGGAGCCCTGGAGCAAGCTCGTCGTCATCTGCGGCCACTGTCATTGGGACGTGCCCCTCGTCACGCTCGCGAGCGGGACCCAGGTCCTCAACGTGGACGCGCACGCGGTGATCCTCAGGCGTGCCGGGGCTTGA
- a CDS encoding DoxX family protein encodes MNPPSPAVSAGAKSSKGLHVGLWIVQALLGITFVGSGLWKAFTPLPELAAMIPWAGQVPAAFLYFIAFVDVAGGLGVVLPSLTRIKPGLTVLAALGCALLQLSAIVFHFSRGEAANTPFNFFLVALSLFVSWGRRAGAPIKPRHA; translated from the coding sequence ATGAATCCGCCCTCTCCTGCCGTCAGCGCCGGCGCGAAGTCCTCCAAGGGCCTTCACGTTGGGCTGTGGATCGTCCAGGCCCTGTTGGGCATCACCTTCGTCGGCTCAGGCCTGTGGAAGGCCTTCACGCCCCTGCCGGAGCTCGCCGCGATGATTCCCTGGGCGGGTCAGGTGCCTGCCGCGTTCCTGTATTTCATTGCGTTCGTCGACGTGGCGGGCGGGCTGGGCGTCGTCCTGCCCTCGCTGACGCGGATCAAGCCGGGGCTGACGGTCCTCGCCGCCCTGGGGTGCGCGCTGCTTCAACTGAGCGCCATCGTCTTCCATTTCTCTCGCGGCGAAGCGGCGAACACGCCTTTCAACTTCTTCCTCGTCGCGCTGTCGCTCTTCGTCTCCTGGGGACGCCGCGCTGGCGCTCCCATCAAGCCCCGGCACGCCTGA
- a CDS encoding helix-turn-helix domain-containing protein, with protein sequence MKSPGHGKMTGRYDDDCVATREILSLVGDKWSVMVIVNLGEGPVRFSDLKRAIEGISQRMLTLTLRNLERDGLLTRTVHPTTPPSVDYALTRLGRTLLEPVSALAMWAQKHRPEMERAREAFERSHRAK encoded by the coding sequence TTGAAGTCACCTGGGCACGGAAAGATGACCGGGCGCTACGACGACGACTGCGTCGCCACGCGCGAAATCCTCAGCCTCGTCGGGGACAAGTGGAGCGTGATGGTCATCGTCAACCTGGGCGAGGGCCCTGTGCGCTTCAGCGACCTCAAGCGCGCCATCGAAGGCATCTCCCAGCGCATGCTGACCCTCACGCTGCGCAACCTGGAGCGGGACGGGCTCCTGACGCGCACCGTGCACCCGACGACGCCGCCGAGCGTGGACTACGCGCTCACCCGATTGGGACGCACGCTGCTCGAACCCGTGTCCGCCCTGGCGATGTGGGCGCAGAAGCACCGCCCGGAGATGGAACGCGCCCGCGAGGCCTTCGAACGCAGCCACCGGGCGAAGTGA
- a CDS encoding tRNA-uridine aminocarboxypropyltransferase, with protein MPPRAARPPRCSRCNLAKHLCLCAEIPRVETRTRFVFLQHVMEVSKRSNTGGVAAHALANSKLLIHGSMAETFDMEALTEPGTWLLFPDGAPARPDAPPPRQVVVLDANWSQARRMTQRLSELRALPRLVLPPPEPGLLRLREPSHPSGMSTLDAVARAVALLEGPEVAAPLVRLASLRVQRIADCGTLN; from the coding sequence ATGCCTCCCCGTGCTGCCCGTCCCCCCCGCTGTTCGCGCTGCAACCTGGCGAAGCACCTGTGCCTGTGCGCGGAGATTCCCCGGGTGGAGACCCGGACCCGGTTCGTCTTCCTCCAGCACGTGATGGAGGTCTCGAAGCGGAGCAACACCGGAGGCGTGGCCGCGCACGCCCTCGCGAACTCGAAGCTGCTCATCCACGGCTCCATGGCGGAGACCTTCGACATGGAGGCGCTCACCGAGCCGGGGACGTGGTTGCTCTTCCCGGATGGCGCCCCCGCGCGGCCGGACGCGCCTCCACCCAGGCAGGTGGTGGTGCTGGACGCGAACTGGTCGCAGGCGCGGAGGATGACCCAGCGGCTCTCCGAGCTGCGGGCGCTCCCCCGGCTGGTGTTGCCTCCGCCGGAGCCCGGGCTGCTCCGGCTCCGCGAGCCCTCGCATCCCTCCGGGATGTCCACCCTGGACGCCGTCGCCCGCGCGGTGGCCCTGCTGGAAGGGCCGGAGGTGGCGGCCCCCCTGGTGCGGCTCGCGTCACTCCGGGTGCAGCGCATCGCCGACTGCGGGACGCTGAACTGA
- a CDS encoding HAD hydrolase-like protein, producing the protein MAYRLIIFDFDGTLADSADWFRGIFNEVARRYGFRGVSAEELESLRGQDHRALLATLGVPMWKLPFIAAHVRKLAARDAHRIPLFPGVEAMLEQLQARGLTLAVVSSNAEANIRRVLGPVASERIRHYACGAGLFSKRAKFRKVLKAAGVRAHEALSVGDEVRDIEAAAAEGIATAAVTWGYATEALLRSRAPTVVLTRIEELLQAVAA; encoded by the coding sequence ATGGCCTACCGGCTGATCATCTTCGACTTCGACGGGACGCTCGCGGACAGCGCGGACTGGTTTCGCGGCATCTTCAACGAGGTGGCCCGGCGCTACGGCTTCCGCGGCGTCAGCGCGGAGGAGCTGGAGTCGCTGCGCGGCCAGGACCACCGGGCCCTGCTCGCGACGCTGGGCGTGCCCATGTGGAAGCTGCCCTTCATCGCCGCGCACGTGCGCAAGCTCGCGGCGCGTGACGCGCACCGCATCCCGCTCTTCCCGGGCGTGGAGGCGATGCTGGAGCAATTGCAGGCGCGGGGCCTCACCCTGGCCGTGGTGAGCTCCAACGCGGAAGCGAACATCCGGCGGGTGCTCGGGCCGGTTGCCTCCGAGCGCATCCGCCACTACGCCTGTGGCGCGGGCCTCTTCAGCAAGCGCGCGAAGTTCCGCAAGGTGTTGAAGGCCGCGGGCGTGCGTGCCCACGAGGCCCTCTCCGTGGGAGACGAGGTGCGCGACATCGAGGCCGCGGCGGCCGAGGGCATCGCCACCGCCGCGGTGACCTGGGGCTACGCGACGGAGGCGCTGCTGCGCTCGCGCGCGCCCACGGTCGTCCTCACCCGCATCGAGGAGCTGCTGCAGGCCGTCGCGGCGTAG
- a CDS encoding M20 family peptidase, which produces MKRVLLVLLTPILLLAGVLVARTLRFDSRQVPAEPAAPFPVDATAASERLAEALRHRTIAASDGVSADDAAFQALHARFVTWFPRVHAQLVHETVGVHSHLYTWKGSESGLAPVLLMGHLDVVPAEAEATWSHPPFGGTVADGYVYGRGALDDKGSVLAILEAVEGLLAEGYAPRRTVMLAFGADEEVGGHDGAARVAALLRERGVRLESVLDEGGPIGVGLVPGVAAPVALVGVAEKGSGRVELTVRSTGGHASMPPPQTAANTLAQALVRLEDNPFPPALRGGTRALFESVGPEMGFGMRLLFANTWLFAPLLERRMAASPSTNASIRTTLAATMLEASPKPNVLPAQARAVLNVRLLPGDSLEDVRDHVRKVVEDERVEIAVEGDEASPVSRLDTEGWRQLQRTIRQVFPDVLVGPFLTVAATDARYFHPLSDSVYRFVPVRLNREDLTRMHGRDERLSVEEHAAAIRFYAQYLRNTTR; this is translated from the coding sequence ATGAAGCGCGTCCTCCTCGTCCTGCTGACACCCATCCTGCTGCTCGCGGGCGTCCTCGTGGCCCGCACGCTGCGCTTCGATTCACGGCAGGTGCCCGCCGAGCCCGCGGCCCCCTTCCCGGTGGATGCCACGGCGGCCTCGGAGCGCCTCGCCGAGGCGCTGCGACACAGAACCATCGCCGCCTCCGACGGCGTGAGCGCGGACGACGCGGCCTTTCAGGCGCTGCATGCCCGGTTCGTCACCTGGTTTCCCCGCGTGCACGCGCAGCTGGTGCACGAGACCGTGGGCGTGCATTCGCACCTCTACACCTGGAAGGGTTCCGAGTCCGGCCTGGCGCCCGTGCTGCTGATGGGGCACCTGGACGTGGTGCCCGCGGAGGCGGAGGCCACCTGGAGCCACCCGCCCTTCGGCGGCACCGTGGCGGATGGCTACGTGTACGGGCGCGGGGCGCTGGACGACAAGGGCAGCGTGCTGGCCATCCTCGAAGCCGTGGAGGGCCTGCTCGCCGAGGGCTACGCGCCCCGCCGCACGGTGATGCTCGCCTTCGGCGCGGACGAGGAGGTGGGCGGGCACGACGGCGCCGCTCGCGTGGCCGCGCTGCTGCGCGAGCGGGGCGTGCGCCTGGAGTCGGTGCTGGACGAGGGAGGCCCCATTGGCGTGGGGCTGGTGCCCGGCGTGGCCGCGCCCGTGGCCCTGGTGGGCGTGGCGGAGAAGGGCTCCGGGCGCGTGGAGCTGACGGTGCGGAGCACGGGCGGACACGCCTCCATGCCGCCCCCGCAGACGGCCGCGAACACCCTGGCCCAGGCGCTCGTGCGGCTGGAGGACAACCCCTTCCCTCCCGCGCTGCGAGGCGGGACGCGGGCGCTCTTCGAGTCCGTGGGGCCGGAGATGGGCTTCGGCATGCGCCTGCTCTTCGCCAACACCTGGCTCTTCGCCCCCCTCCTCGAGCGGCGGATGGCCGCGTCCCCCTCCACGAACGCCAGCATCCGCACCACCCTCGCGGCCACCATGCTCGAAGCGAGCCCCAAGCCCAACGTGCTGCCCGCGCAGGCGCGCGCGGTGCTCAACGTCCGCCTCCTGCCGGGCGACAGCCTGGAGGACGTGCGCGACCACGTGCGGAAGGTGGTGGAGGACGAGCGCGTGGAGATTGCCGTGGAGGGTGATGAGGCCTCGCCGGTGTCGCGCCTGGACACGGAGGGTTGGCGGCAATTGCAACGCACCATCCGGCAGGTGTTCCCGGACGTGCTGGTGGGGCCCTTCCTCACCGTGGCGGCCACCGACGCCCGCTACTTCCATCCGCTGAGCGACAGCGTCTACCGCTTCGTGCCGGTGCGGCTGAACCGGGAGGACCTCACGCGGATGCACGGCCGCGACGAGCGGCTCTCCGTGGAGGAGCACGCCGCCGCCATCCGCTTCTATGCGCAGTACCTGCGCAACACCACGCGCTGA
- a CDS encoding GNAT family N-acetyltransferase produces MGMMRTRAVLVPDEGTLALSEDYFRSAHHLRAERVTHTLVVEDGAGNTQRVPLIVRSIEGTSYRDAISPYGFPGGVMAGLQEVPKETVDWRGTELVSIFVRDRVMGPRCFADGTERNEVFFIDPRMPVEFRAMHCRHIRRNLRLGYVSHACEAHAASREEREGFQTAYRQTMVREGASPRYFFSDAYFDELFAAPCAWLVAAHAPDGAVASAALCVSSDGMLHYYLGGTVDAHLMRSPAKNVFGTLVELCTQLGVPLNLGGGLQPGDTLEQFKRSLSNASSHLHTHELICDPAVYAELSQGRTANGFFPVYRAPGN; encoded by the coding sequence ATGGGGATGATGCGAACGCGGGCCGTGCTCGTCCCGGACGAGGGGACGCTGGCGCTGTCGGAGGACTATTTTCGTTCCGCGCACCACCTGCGAGCCGAACGGGTGACGCATACGCTGGTCGTCGAGGACGGCGCGGGGAACACGCAGCGGGTGCCGCTCATCGTGCGGTCCATCGAGGGGACGTCATACCGTGACGCCATCTCACCCTATGGATTTCCCGGCGGTGTGATGGCCGGCCTCCAGGAGGTGCCAAAGGAGACCGTGGACTGGCGGGGGACGGAGCTCGTCAGCATCTTCGTGCGGGACCGCGTCATGGGGCCCCGGTGCTTCGCGGACGGAACGGAGCGCAACGAGGTGTTCTTCATCGACCCGCGCATGCCCGTCGAGTTCCGCGCGATGCATTGCCGGCACATCCGGCGCAACCTCCGGCTGGGCTACGTGAGCCACGCGTGCGAGGCGCACGCGGCCTCGCGCGAGGAGCGGGAGGGATTCCAGACCGCCTACCGGCAGACCATGGTTCGGGAAGGGGCGAGCCCCCGCTACTTCTTCTCCGATGCGTATTTCGACGAGTTGTTTGCCGCGCCGTGCGCCTGGCTGGTGGCGGCGCATGCCCCCGACGGAGCCGTGGCCTCCGCCGCGCTGTGCGTCAGCAGCGACGGCATGCTGCACTACTACCTGGGGGGAACGGTGGATGCGCACCTGATGCGCTCGCCAGCGAAGAATGTCTTTGGAACGCTGGTGGAACTCTGCACACAGCTGGGGGTTCCGCTCAATCTGGGCGGAGGCCTCCAGCCGGGTGACACCCTGGAGCAGTTCAAGCGGAGCCTCTCGAACGCGAGCTCCCACCTCCACACCCATGAACTCATCTGCGATCCGGCGGTGTATGCCGAGTTGTCGCAAGGCCGTACGGCCAACGGCTTCTTCCCGGTCTACCGCGCGCCCGGCAATTGA
- a CDS encoding acyltransferase: MTRILVAPEASPPRLVELDALRGIAALAVALYHFTAEYSDLYGHSGSLWEMRFGKYGVQLFFAISGFVILMSLERVERVRDFMWSRAVRLYPSYWTSVALTFTVVTLFGLPEREFSLQTALVNLTMFHELLRIPHVDTVYWTLTIELSFYLLMFVLASARLLPRVISVFIVLVVAQTLAELAAQAAGMTFLARLASRPHLQYFALGMLALKHSRGEVSLPSGLVLVGVSFAHEVLVGSEAPAPVFGGVLALAYALSRGWLRWLTWRPLLFMGFISYPFYLVHQNIGYVIIRRLEAAGWRPDAAIAVAMTAGFLLAILITYRVEQPALRVFRQWRRKTAAQAALPPHLA, encoded by the coding sequence ATGACCCGCATTCTTGTCGCTCCGGAGGCCAGCCCCCCGCGCCTGGTGGAATTGGACGCGCTCCGAGGCATCGCCGCGCTGGCGGTCGCGCTGTATCACTTCACGGCTGAGTACAGCGACCTCTACGGGCACTCCGGTTCCCTCTGGGAGATGCGGTTCGGCAAGTACGGGGTGCAGCTCTTCTTCGCCATCAGCGGCTTCGTCATCCTGATGTCGCTGGAGCGCGTCGAGCGGGTCCGGGACTTCATGTGGAGCCGCGCGGTCCGGCTCTATCCGTCCTATTGGACGTCCGTCGCGCTCACCTTCACGGTGGTGACGCTCTTCGGACTGCCGGAGCGCGAGTTCAGCCTCCAGACGGCCCTGGTCAACCTGACCATGTTTCACGAGCTCCTGCGCATCCCGCATGTCGACACCGTGTATTGGACGCTGACCATCGAGCTGTCCTTCTACCTGCTGATGTTCGTGCTCGCGTCCGCGCGGCTGCTGCCCAGGGTCATCTCCGTCTTCATCGTGCTCGTCGTGGCGCAGACGCTGGCGGAGCTGGCGGCCCAGGCCGCGGGCATGACGTTCCTCGCGCGCCTCGCGAGCCGGCCGCACCTGCAATACTTCGCGCTGGGAATGCTGGCCCTCAAGCACAGCCGCGGCGAGGTCTCCCTCCCGTCCGGGCTGGTGCTCGTGGGCGTCAGTTTCGCTCACGAGGTGCTGGTGGGGAGCGAGGCGCCGGCCCCCGTGTTCGGCGGGGTCCTGGCGCTTGCCTATGCGTTGTCACGGGGCTGGCTGCGCTGGCTCACGTGGCGCCCGCTGCTCTTCATGGGGTTCATCTCCTACCCGTTCTACCTGGTCCACCAGAACATCGGTTACGTCATCATCCGGAGGCTCGAGGCCGCGGGCTGGCGTCCCGACGCGGCCATCGCGGTCGCGATGACGGCCGGCTTCCTGCTGGCCATCCTCATCACCTATCGCGTCGAGCAGCCCGCGCTGCGCGTCTTCCGTCAGTGGCGGCGGAAGACAGCGGCCCAGGCGGCGCTCCCGCCACACCTCGCTTGA
- a CDS encoding GNAT family N-acetyltransferase produces MSTLSEDYFRSPHHLRAEGTTHTLLIEDAAGRALRVPLIVRPIEGTPYHDAISPYGFPGGRLDGLREVSRDAVDWTDTGLVSLFVRDRVTGPRCFTGATKRNEVFFIDSQRPVVFQAEARRQMRRNTRLGFVSTCGPAREASREEREGFKEVYRQTMVRDRAHARYFFSDAYFEDLFSSPVAWLATTRAPDGVIASSGVAVVSDGVLHHYLGGTADVYLPRSPAKNTVFESLLGLSKQLGLPLHLGGGVRPGDGLERFKRSFGNASSHLYTHEFICEPSVYARLSAGRDTGFFPAYRAPQG; encoded by the coding sequence ATGTCCACCTTGTCGGAGGACTACTTCCGCTCCCCGCACCACCTGCGGGCCGAGGGCACGACACACACCTTGCTCATCGAGGACGCGGCGGGACGCGCGCTGCGCGTGCCGCTCATCGTGAGGCCCATCGAAGGGACGCCGTATCACGATGCCATCTCACCCTACGGATTTCCCGGCGGCCGGCTGGATGGGTTGAGGGAGGTGTCGAGGGACGCCGTGGACTGGACGGACACCGGGCTCGTCAGCCTCTTCGTGCGCGACCGCGTCACCGGCCCTCGCTGCTTCACGGGCGCGACGAAGCGCAACGAGGTGTTCTTCATCGACTCCCAGCGCCCTGTGGTGTTCCAGGCGGAGGCCCGCCGGCAGATGCGCCGCAACACCCGGCTGGGCTTCGTGAGCACCTGCGGCCCGGCGCGTGAGGCCTCGCGCGAGGAGCGCGAGGGCTTCAAGGAGGTCTACCGGCAGACCATGGTTCGCGACAGGGCACACGCGCGGTACTTCTTCTCCGACGCGTACTTCGAGGACCTGTTCTCCTCGCCGGTGGCATGGCTCGCGACGACGCGTGCGCCGGATGGCGTCATCGCCTCGTCGGGAGTCGCGGTCGTCAGCGACGGCGTGCTGCATCACTATCTGGGCGGGACGGCGGATGTGTACCTGCCGCGTTCCCCCGCCAAGAACACCGTGTTCGAGTCGCTGCTGGGGCTCAGCAAGCAGCTGGGGCTGCCGTTGCATCTGGGCGGCGGCGTGCGCCCGGGCGACGGGCTGGAGCGCTTCAAGCGGAGCTTCGGGAACGCGAGCTCCCATCTCTACACCCACGAGTTCATCTGTGAACCGTCGGTGTATGCACGGCTCTCCGCGGGCCGCGACACGGGCTTCTTCCCGGCGTATCGCGCGCCCCAGGGC